In Zingiber officinale cultivar Zhangliang chromosome 9B, Zo_v1.1, whole genome shotgun sequence, the genomic window CAATTAATTAATAGGTATTGAGATCAATTttcaatagatataaaatatttcATTGGGTATCTGATCTCTCTCATATAAAAAGTCATTGTGTTAAGACAAAATGTTCTTATAATTTATCTCTCTGTATCTAGTAGAGGGGTCAATAATATTGGACCGTCTGAGAGGAGTATTATAACCTTTTTACACCAAAAGTAATTTTAGAATCGAGTTAATTTAACACTAGGTCATGTGCTTTGTGCAACTACTTAATCGGTCAATCAATCGAACACTTGTGCAACTAAATTGATTAATGACGAAATTGATTAGTTGTTCTTTTTGCAACTAATTGACTCGATAAAATTAAATCTTTACTCAAAGATCTTTGAGGCAAAGACCACTTGCTCCAAGATGTCTTTTGCTCCTCAAAATAAATGAAAATTGAGTCTAATTATATGGACACTATGACACCTTGCGATTTCATATGCATACGAGTCATTACCTCGACATGGCCTTGGTCAAATTGGACGAAAAGTTCCAAGTGACTCCCTTCTAATGGCACTGAATGAATATCCATTAACTCTGatataattaaagttaaatttaatttgactttaattaacttttttttttgttagaggTGAAGTAAACATGCAAAGAGAGAATAACTACTAGGGGCTACTTCTTCACAAATTGCAAGCGTTTAAAGTTCATCGCAAGATCCACCAATATTGCTCTCCAGGAAGATGATTGTAGCCCTGACCTTTGGGAATTCCTCTCAATGACAACCAAGTTTAGTTGAGTAGAAATAATGATTCCCATTAACTGATTGTTAAGAGAAATATTTAGCAGTTCAGACAATTAAATTTGACGTATCAAGAAAACGCTGATAACACTAGAACATCAGAAGGTTAATTGATGGGTTGAAGTTTTTTTGACAAGTCACGATACTGTTATTTGTTTAAGAAACGTCAGCATTTACTGTCATAATATAACTTTATAAAACATGGTGGGAAAGGCGATTTGCCTAGCTCCTCAGCCAGCCCATTCCCATAATATAGCAAAGAGAGGATACAAATAACAACAATATTCAACAAGTCATTTCAGCCCTAGGAATAACAGAATTTGTACTTCTGTAGCCAAAACTATTTCCTGACTAACCAGTGCACCAGAGAGGAATCAAGAAAGAAACGAAAAAAGGGATTGCAAGGCAGCAAACAGCTTCATCGTCGACTGAGCATATCATCATACCTGTTCGATATCCACCTCGCTGTTGATGTCAATGTCTAACATTTCAGAATCCACCTTTTCCACATCAATCTCATCATCGTCACCCTGGTACTGGAAAAGGGTAATGAGAGTATCAGAATGACACACATGAACATttaaaatactaaaataaatGAGTTGACAGTTATTTTGATGCATAACTTGGAGGGAGAAGTGGAGGCAAGAGACAAATAGTAGTACATTGAATATTTTGTGACATTTCCTCTCCTATTCCCCTTCTTATCCTTCTATCCAAGTAAACCAAGCCTTAGCATTAAATCAACAGACAATCGGATAACTTTGGTGCCCAAACAACACGTGTAAAGGAAAAAGGTTCTGAAGGTCACTAGCATGATTAAGTTTGAGAGGGTGCAGTGAAATTTTTATAAGTGAAATTGTGAACTATAGGAAGGCCTATTGGAATACTTTGTGACAATTCCATCCAAGTTAACGAACAATACCATCATCAAGCCATGTTATCCCCAAGTATTTGAGGATGGTTTCATTAGGTGTCAACAGCCACTCAGCCAGCATTAAAAAAGTCTAATGTTTACTCAAAATTTCTAACTATATGAGGATAGATCTTAACCATTGGTATATCAAGCACAGAGGTTTGCACTACCACCTGCTTGTATGCATTTTGAGTAGCCTGAGGTGGTGGAGGTATACAAGTACTCTTGGTTGAACGATCTGCATCATCTGTCTCATTGACTGCAATAGTTTCTGCAGCTTCATGTTTCTCATCAAACTCATTGGCTTCTAGCAATTCATCAATCGCATGAGCAGCCATACCAGTCAAAGGCAAGCTGTGACGCACTTCCAAACCCTTACCCTGTTGGTTATGGACGTTGCTTAAGAATCTTAAATGAATAAGAGGCAAACTTCAACGACATTTAGAGATATATACATATGTATACATGTTAAAAAACGCAAGGCATTTAGTTTAGTTCAACATATACCTTTGGCAATAGACAATcagaataatttaaaaaatcctAAAGATATCTAGTCTGATTATTGAAACTTACCCATTTATATGCTACGAAACTACATTCATATATCAACGCAATTGTGCTAGAAGGGTCAATAAAATTTAAATGCATTAGGAACGTAAGGAAAAAGGACACAGGAAAAATTCCATCTGACCTTATCCAAAGATCCAATGCTAGAAGCATTTCTTCCTTGTTTGTGATTGTAATCTTCCACTTGTGACGTATTTCTTTTTAGGATTGCTTTCATTGTTTCAATTCTTTTGATGGTAGTTTCTGACATAGGTGCAGGTCTTTCAGACCTCTGTGATTTCTCTGATCTGAAAGGTGCCTCAAaatctctctccctctttcttaaATTACCTGCAACAATAGAGTAATTACACCAACATAATAAAAATATGCTGCGTACTGAGAGCTTCAGTTATTATAGAATGTTCTCTGGAAGATGCATTCTGCAGTCTAGAATAAAGATGCAGCTGAACATAATTTTTCCTAAACTGTAATTGATTAAATCATAATATATAAAGACTCAGATAATAGTTAATGAATTAGGAAAACTATGTATTTTGTAATCCATTCAAAATCTGAATTGTGCACAGATAACTACTATATATAGTATAATCCATGATTTCTAATCTCTATTGCGCAATGATGAGGCTAGGCACAGAATAGTTTTGTACTAGTACAGAAGGCTCAGGTAACAAATCAAGTTTATCATCTAATATAAATTAGCATTAAACCATGCACAACCCAAACACCCCAGCAGGATGGATTGAATCAATGCAAGTAGATTCGATTATCAAAGTGATAATATTGTCAACGCCAGCATTTAATGATTCAAGAGGGCCCCCCCACCCCAGCTGTATATTAATCGCCAGAACAATTTAAGATTGCTCAACCTTCCATTAAGAAGAGGAAGACAAGACATTAAATTTAGACAGTTCAAAACTTCTTCCATCATAACTTATCATCAAATTACCAATTTCTACTTATTTGCTAGTAGCTGGATATTTAAATTGTCTCTTCTCGACTAATAAAACCGTATTTAGAAGTTCATTGTTCCTTGAGCTTATTTTACCATCAGCATTAGGATCCCCGTCACTGATAATATTAGCACTTGGATCATCTTCATAGGCATTAAGTTTTAAGGTGTCTGAACTAAATTGATCTCCAATCTTCTGCAGACGAGTCTGTGACCTGTAAACAGATAAAAGTTCCAAAATCACATCTGAATGCTCAAAAGgttcaaaaaatatttgaaagcAAGGCAACCAGTTAAGTGCTAGATCCTAATCACTGAAGCATAAGTCGGACCCTTGAACATGAAAAACCTAGGAATACAGTTTAAAGACAATACCATGtctaaaagttttcaaaatgaaaacGGGTAAAAGCAATGAGAACTAATAGCAACATTTATTGCTCTAAAAATAATACTTGCCGTTTTAACTCCTCCTGTGCTTTTATATAACGTCCATGAGCTCTGATgaacttttttatttttgaagtGATCCTGCATCACcattaaaaaaaagaagaaaaacattAAAGATATATATACTTCAAAATTATGAAGAATATATGATATGATTAAGCACCAGATCTAGGAATATTTATAACCTTTTGTAATCTTCTTGTTCTTTATTAAGTTGGGATTCAAGATCCTCCATTCGAGTAGAAAGCTTGTGAGCTTCATTGATTTTCTCATCCAACAAGCTCTGTAGAGGAAAAGTCAAGAACAAAAGTGTATCACCTTCATAAATATATAAATGGAGAAAGGAATTCACATCTGGTAGGAGTAGAGCTAATTGGATTAGTGATGGAAATTATGAGAAACTAACTAGAAACCTCATTTTAGAAACCCAGTGGGAAAAATGCAAATGTCAACATTAATCAAGGTTCAAATATCGTTGCATTTATTATGTTTTAAGAAATCATTATAATACACTTCATCTTGGATTCTCATGCCAGTGGGAATCTCTTTCAATGGTGGAGGAAGTCCACAATGCAAATGGTGCTTAGTTACCATAATGAATTTGGATGAACCCACTATTACTATGGACAGTGTATATGAATAAACACACCAAAACTGCATATGCTACTAACTAATTGAATGGACAAGCTTTGTATGCTCATTCTAAATATCCTTACGTGTTTTGAATTATATTATTTGGTGCCCTAAATTACATTAAAAAAACAACTCCACTATGCACTGCACATCATGCTGATTGtttcttaaaaaataataacatttCAGATGGCAACGACTTATGATCATGCACGGTAAGCAAACTGGAAACCATTAGTTTTTTTAAGGAGTTTCTAACTTGACCTTCACAATATTCATTTCATTAGAAATGGCCAGAATATAAAGATAAAAACAGAAACGATTCAGCTTATATCACAATAGCATAGAAGAGTAACTCAGGCATTTTCAACAACAAAAAACAATTACCAATGGCAATGTACAAAATCACTCCTGCTAAGATGGAGATCATTTACTATGATTGAGTGTCTTACAAAGGGTGGTTTTCGGATTCTGTTATGAAGGTACTGTATGCCCCAAAAGCACATATTAACTTGTCGGTATATGAAAACTGAAAGCAAAATATTCCCCAAATCATTCTCCAAATGCAGAAGGAACGTGCATTCCTCAAATAACTTCTTCACATTTTTGGCTTATTATTGTGGCTTATTATTAAACCAAATTTAATTGTTTTACACACAACTAGAGATGTTGAGCACATGATTTATAGATAATTAAACTAGAAAAAGAACTAATAGTGCTTAGTGTACACATTTAATTTGATGAATAATGGATTGATATGTGAATGAAAGTGTTTTTTTGGCAGAAAAGACTGAAATTGATATAACGTCTAGAGGAATGTTATAATGAATTTGATGATATGAATCCCTCAGCTAAAAATGAGGGATGGTGTTTTTTAAAGCATGAAGTGCAGGTCTTATCTGCCATAGATAAGACCTAGGTTGGTGACACTTGGGCCAAGTGTCACCAACCTAGGTCTTATCTATGTTTGTTATTCATTATGTGATAAGGTGTGCAATATTTTCTCTTGAGAGTTAACAATTATTAAAATATACTCCTCTGGAGGCAATCATTGataaataatttttgggcaaTCATCACTAATATACCACATACGCGGTACGCCATGTGTAATGATCCAATTGTAAGTCACATATATTAACTTCTTAATACTTAGGTTGCAACTTTTAGAACTATTTAAAACCAACCCTTGAAATCTTTGTATTTGCATCCTAATTTTTTATTCGATCAAAAtgcccacttaatataaatattataataCTGATTAATTACCAGATAGACTATTTGAGGTCAATATCTGTCTCAGAAATGCAGGACCAACATAAGAATACCCAATCATCATCAGGTTTGACTTAGGATTCAGAATCAGGCTCTGGCTGTTCACACAAATAGAATTTAGAGATCTATATTTGTTACTAGGTAATCCGTAATCGCCAAATTTCAGGCTCAAAAAACACCATTTAGACCTTTTCAGATGATCCGAAcatctttttctatttttaataattttcatttttatgGTACTTTTATGAGTTAGGGTTTGCCTAAATAAACGTCCTATTTAGGTGTTTGAAGAATTATCCTCTATTATTAGTAAAGTTCCTTTTTTGGTTCCTTTTTTGGTAAAACCTAGAAAACGACAGGTTTCTCTTTACTTTTCAATGATTTCTATTCTTACCTTCTCCACAATCCCCCCTTCTTATCAGTCCGCAAAGATAATTGTTATCTTGCCTAacgtcagttggtatcagagtcatagtCCAAATTGAACCATGTGGATAGAATAGTGGCCTTGAACGAAGGAGGCGGTCAAGGATGAGCACATGCTTGGCGGAAATCCTGAAGAGCGAACCCTAAATGGTGAAAGTCTTCGAGGAGAGGAGTGACCTCGATTGACCGGATGCTTGAGGGAGACCCAAAGCAAGTCGTGACCGGATGTTTAagaggcccagagcaggtcaaAAGTGATCAAATGCTTGAGGGGAGACCTGGACAATGAGAATAATGGTGGTTCCtcatttgagaggaagattattaagaatacaatcaaagtcccagattggaaatatatataaaagattatgggtttaaaagatggaagatatcttcattggtataagGCCTTTTGGAAGATTTCAACAACAAATCCATGAACACTCAGgttcaaagtagacaatatcatactattatagggatatgtgaattcttttaaTCATAGCAAGTGGTATCAAGGAGACAAATACCAACTGATGCCCGGATAGAATAGTGATTATCCAGGGGAATTGAGGAGAAGGCAAGAAGGGAAATCGCCGAAAAGCAAAGAGAAATTCATTATTCTCTAggttttgccaaaaaaaaaataaaactttattaaTAATAGAGGATAATCCCTCAAATAGCTAAACAGGACGCTTATATAGACAAACCCTTTACCACCAAGTTTTGGCACGGAAAACACCATTTATGACTTTTTCGAAGGATCTGAACAtctatattctatttttagtcatttttatttttatagtatttagggtatttttgataTGTCGGGTAtttgttgattagggtttgtcTATATAAACATCATGTTTCACTATTTGAGGGATTATCCTCTATTactaataaaatttcttttttggtAAAACCTAGAGAACGGTGGATTTCTCTTTGCTTTTCAGCGATTTCTCTTCTTGCCTTCTCAATTCTCCCTTCTCGTTAGGCCGCAGGATAATCACTATCCTACCCAGCGTCAATAGATATCAAAGCAAATTAGATCCAATGGAAGGTGGTCGTGGTCACAACTTCCAATTGAGAAAGCCGAGCATCATAGCGTTCAGGATATGATGACGACAATTGAGGATTTACAGAGCAAGTCGCAGATTTAACCCAACATCTAGCCGCGTGAAATCTTAAAGATCGTGAAATCTCAGATCATGGATCTGAGTCTATCTTCGAGAACCCATATTACCATCATAATATATACCAGAAATGCAGAGCTCAGGAGGAGCCTTATGAAGACCTCGATTTTTGGGTTAATCTGCCTCAATTTCTAGTACGTTACAAGCGGAGAGCTTCGTTGATTGAATCAACAAAGCTGAGGATCTTCGACTATAAGCAAGTTCCAGATCGGATGAATGTGAAACTGATTGTCATAAGACTCAAGTGTAAGCATTGGCATGATGGGAGCGGTTGCGGCATTTATGAGATGGACAAAGCAAACCCCAAATAACTGATTAGGAGAAAATGAAGAAAATAAGGAAACACTTTCTTTCAGCTACACCTAAACTTTGTTCCAACGACTTGAGACACGACGCAAGATTGATGGACAAATATACGAATGAGTTCTACCAGTTGGCTACCCGAAACAACTTATCCAAGACAGAGGAGTAGATGGTGGCACAATACTCAGGGGGTTGCATCAGGCCTTGCAAGATATCCTCAGCCTTCATTCATTGTAGACAGTTTCAGAGATCTACCAACATGCGCTGGCGGTTGAAAAGCAACAAAAAAATCAGAGGGTAGAGGAGACCAAAGCTAGTTGGCCCTCAGAATTCTCGTCCTTCAGAGTAGCAATAGTCACCACAAGTTAATTTTAAGGCCCCTTTAAGGCGTTATCGTTGAGGTGAATAGAGGCATAGGGCAAACAAAATACAAATGCAAAAAACCTGCTCCTACTAATTCCTTGACTCCCAACGGTGATTAAGGGGATGAGTGGTTGAGAACCAATATTGTTTACACTACCTACACCGTTGCGGATAAAGTATGATCATCGACAACGGTAGTTGTGAGAACATAATATCCAAAAAGACCATCAAGAAATTATGGTTGAAAAAGAAAAGTCATCCTAAGCCGTATAACTTATCGTGGTTGAATAAAAATATTGAGGTAACACTAGACAGGCGATGCCtcatactttttcaattggcagCAAATATTTTGATACCGTTTGGTATGATGTGATCATGGATGCATGTTATGGCCGATCTTGGCAGTATGACTGCAGCATTATCCACGATAGATGGAAAAATTCTTATACCCTTTATATCAAAGAAAAGAAGATTGTGTTGGTGTCGGGCAAGAAAAAACCACTCTAGTTTCGGTAACCAGAACTACTAATCTGTTTTCTATATTTAGGTTTTTAGATGAAATGGAGT contains:
- the LOC122024131 gene encoding zinc finger CCCH domain-containing protein 13-like isoform X2, whose protein sequence is MFGRKLYKTKLCLLFQRGRCPRQSCNFAHGEAELRRFSGSFSGRRDLRSADLRDKLDRRYSPHRRVSPGRVPRAQHSFRYQKPISRDRGSSLSRSPIRRSDRRHRKKHRTDGESDFSESFKASDGSEERKKEDKVPSYDDKDDLEEQLRQLQLDIEMLDDHKSQLESLLDEKINEAHKLSTRMEDLESQLNKEQEDYKRITSKIKKFIRAHGRYIKAQEELKRSQTRLQKIGDQFSSDTLKLNAYEDDPSANIISDGDPNADGNLRKRERDFEAPFRSEKSQRSERPAPMSETTIKRIETMKAILKRNTSQVEDYNHKQGRNASSIGSLDKGKGLEVRHSLPLTGMAAHAIDELLEANEFDEKHEAAETIAVNETDDADRSTKSTCIPPPPQATQNAYKQVYQGDDDEIDVEKVDSEMLDIDINSEVDIEQV
- the LOC122024131 gene encoding zinc finger CCCH domain-containing protein 13-like isoform X1, producing MFGRKLYKTKLCLLFQRGRCPRQSCNFAHGEAELRRFSGSFSGRRDLRSADLRDKLDRRYSPHRRVSPGRVPRAQHSFRYQKPISRDRGSSLSRSPIRRSDRRHRKKHRTDGESDFSESFKASDGSEERKKEDKVPSYDDKDDLEEQLRQLQLDIEMLDDHKSQLESLLDEKINEAHKLSTRMEDLESQLNKEQEDYKRITSKIKKFIRAHGRYIKAQEELKRSQTRLQKIGDQFSSDTLKLNAYEDDPSANIISDGDPNADGNLRKRERDFEAPFRSEKSQRSERPAPMSETTIKRIETMKAILKRNTSQVEDYNHKQGRNASSIGSLDKGKGLEVRHSLPLTGMAAHAIDELLEANEFDEKHEAAETIAVNETDDADRSTKSTCIPPPPQATQNAYKQVVVQTSVLDIPMYQGDDDEIDVEKVDSEMLDIDINSEVDIEQV
- the LOC122024131 gene encoding zinc finger CCCH domain-containing protein 13-like isoform X5; this encodes MFGRKLYKTKLCLLFQRGRCPRQSCNFAHGEAELRRFSGSFSGRRDLRSADLRDKLDRRYSPHRRVSPGRVPRAQHSFRYQKPISRDRGSSLSRSPIRRSDRRHRKKHRTDGESDFSESFKASDGSEERKKEDKVPSYDDKDDLEEQLRQLQLDIEMLDDHKSQLESLLDEKINEAHKLSTRMEDLESQLNKEQEDYKRITSKIKKFIRAHGRYIKAQEELKRSQTRLQKIGDQFSSDTLKLNAYEDDPSANIISDGDPNADGNLRKRERDFEAPFRSEKSQRSERPAPMSETTIKRIETMKAILKRNTSQVEDYNHKQGRNASSIGSLDKYQGDDDEIDVEKVDSEMLDIDINSEVDIEQV
- the LOC122024131 gene encoding zinc finger CCCH domain-containing protein 13-like isoform X3 — protein: MFGRKLYKTKLCLLFQRGRCPRQSCNFAHGEAELRRFSGSFSGRRDLRSADLRDKLDRRYSPHRRVSPGRVPRAQHSFRYQKPISRDRGSSLSRSPIRRSDRRHRKKHRTDGESDFSESFKASDGSEERKKEDKVPSYDDKDDLEEQLRQLQLDIEMLDDHKSQLESLLDEKINEAHKLSTRMEDLESQLNKEQEDYKRITSKIKKFIRAHGRYIKAQEELKRSQTRLQKIGDQFSSDTLKLNAYEDDPSANIISDGDPNADGNLRKRERDFEAPFRSEKSQRSERPAPMSETTIKRIETMKAILKRNTSQVEDYNHKQGRNASSIGSLDKGKGLEVRHSLPLTGMAAHAIDELLEANEFDEKHEAAETIAVNETDDADRSTKSTCIPPPPQATQNAYKQYQGDDDEIDVEKVDSEMLDIDINSEVDIEQV
- the LOC122024131 gene encoding zinc finger CCCH domain-containing protein 13-like isoform X4, encoding MGRRDLRSADLRDKLDRRYSPHRRVSPGRVPRAQHSFRYQKPISRDRGSSLSRSPIRRSDRRHRKKHRTDGESDFSESFKASDGSEERKKEDKVPSYDDKDDLEEQLRQLQLDIEMLDDHKSQLESLLDEKINEAHKLSTRMEDLESQLNKEQEDYKRITSKIKKFIRAHGRYIKAQEELKRSQTRLQKIGDQFSSDTLKLNAYEDDPSANIISDGDPNADGNLRKRERDFEAPFRSEKSQRSERPAPMSETTIKRIETMKAILKRNTSQVEDYNHKQGRNASSIGSLDKGKGLEVRHSLPLTGMAAHAIDELLEANEFDEKHEAAETIAVNETDDADRSTKSTCIPPPPQATQNAYKQVVVQTSVLDIPMYQGDDDEIDVEKVDSEMLDIDINSEVDIEQV